A part of Mustela erminea isolate mMusErm1 chromosome 9, mMusErm1.Pri, whole genome shotgun sequence genomic DNA contains:
- the SYVN1 gene encoding E3 ubiquitin-protein ligase synoviolin isoform X2 produces the protein MFRTAVMMAASLALTGAVVAHAYYLKHQFYPTVVYLTKSSPSMAVLYIQAFVLVFLLGKVMGKVFFGQLRAAEMEHLLERSWYAVTETCLAFTVFRDDFSPRFVALFTLLLFLKCFHWLAEDRVDFMERSPNISWLFHCRIVSLMFLLGTLDFLFVSHAYHSILTRGASVQLVFGFEYAILMTMVLTIFIKYVLHSVDLQSENPWDNKAVYMLYTELFTGFIKVLLYMAFMTIMIKVHTFPLFAIRPMYLAMRQFKKAVTDAIMSRRAIRNMNTLYPDATPEELQAMDNVCIICREEMVTGAKRLPCNHIFHTSCLRSWFQRQQTCPTCRMDVLRASLPTQSPAPPEPAEQGPQPAAHPPPLLPQPPNFPQGLLPPFPPGMFPLWPPMGPFPPVPPPPSSGEAGAPPSTSAALPRPSGAATTTGAAAAPAPAPGSAPAPEAGPAPGFPFPPPWMGVPLPPPFAFPPMPVPPAGFAGLTPEELRALEGHERQHLEARLQSLRNIHTLLDAAMLQINQYLTVLASLGPPRPAASVSPTEEPAPAVVTAASPTSIPSSETTTPSPGASPPAPEPEKPPAPESLGTEELPEDGEPDAAELRRRRLQKLESPVAH, from the exons ATGTTCCGCACCGCAGTGATGATGGCGGCCAGCCTGGCGCTGACCGGGGCCGTGGTGGCTCATGCCTACTACCTCAAGCACCAGTTCTACCCCACTGTGGTGTACTTGACCAAGTCCAGCCCCAGTATGGCA GTCCTCTACATCCAGGCCTTTGTCCTTGTCTTTCTCTTGGGCAAAGTGATGGGCAAGGTGTTCTTTGGACAGCTGAGGGCAGCAGAGATGGAG CACCTTCTAGAACGTTCCTGGTATGCTGTCACTGAGACTTGTCTGGCCTTCACCGTCTTTCGGGACGACTTCAGCCCCCGCTTTGTTGCACTCTTcaccctgcttctcttcctcaagTGTTTTCACTGGCTGGCTGAGGACCGTGTGGACTTT ATGGAACGCAGCCCCAACATCTCCTGGCTCTTTCACTGCCGCATTGTCT CCCTCATGTTCCTCCTTGGTACCCTGGACTTCCTCTTCGTCAGCCACGCCTATCACAGCATCCTGACCCGCGGGGCCTCTGTGCAGCTGGTGTTTGGCTTTGAG TACGCCATCCTGATGACTATGGTCCTCACCATCTTCATCAAGTACGTCCTGCACTCCGTGGACCTCCAGAGCGAGAACCCCTGGGACAATAAGGCCGTGTACATGCTCTACACGGAGCTGTTCACAG GCTTCATCAAGGTTTTGCTGTACATGGCTTTCATGACTATCATGATCAAGGTGCACACCTTCCCTCTCTTTGCCATCCGGCCCATGTACCTGGCCATGAG GCAGTTCAAGAAGGCTGTGACGGATGCCATCATGTCCCGCCGCGCCATCCGTAACATGAACACACT GTATCCAGATGCCACCCCAGAGGAACTCCAGGCAATGGACAACGTCTGCATCATCTGCCGAGAAGAGATGGTGACGGGGGCCAAGAGATTGCCCTGCAACCACATTTTCCACAccag CTGCCTGCGCTCCTGGTTCCAGCGGCAGCAGACCTGCCCCACCTGCCGCATGGACGTTCTCCGTGCATCACTGCCGACCCAGTCACCTGCGCCCCCggagcctgctgagcaggggccacAGCCGGCCGCTCACCCCCCACCACTCCTGCCGCAGCCCCCCAACT tcccccagggcctcctgcctccctttcctccaggCATGTTCCCGCTGTGGCCCCCGATGGGCCCCTTCCCACctgtcccacctccccccagctcGGGAGAGGCCGGGGCCCCTCCATCCACCAGTGCAG CCCTTCCTCGGCCCAGTGGAGCCGCCACAACCACAGGGGCTGCTgcggccccggccccagcccctggctccgcccccgcccccgaaGCCGGCCCCGCCCcaggcttccccttccctcccccctggATGGGCGTGCCGCTGCCTCCGCCTTTTG CCTTCCCCCCCATGCCCGTGCCCCCCGCGGGCTTTGCCGGGCTGACCCCGGAGGAGCTGCGGGCCCTGGAAGGCCACGAGCGGCAGCACCTGGAGGCCCGGCTGCAGAGCCTGCGCAACATCCACACGCTGCTGGACGCCGCGATGCTGCAGATCAACCAGTACCTCACCGTGCTCGCCTCCCTGGG gCCCCCCCGACCTGCTGCCTCAGTCAGCCCCACTGAGGAGCCGGCCCCTGCGGTGGTCACTGCTGCCTCCCCCACCAGCATCCCCAGCTCTGagaccaccaccccctcccctggggcctccccaccagcccctgagCCTGAAAAGCCTCCAG CTCCTGAGTCACTGGGCACGGAGGAGCTGCCTGAGgacggggagcctgatgcagcagagctccgccgccgccgcctgcaGAAGCTGGAGTCCCCTGTTGCCCACTGA
- the MRPL49 gene encoding 39S ribosomal protein L49, mitochondrial, whose product MAAAMFRATLRGWRTGVQRGCGLRQLSQTQEPPDYPSFVESVDEYHFVERLIPPTSIPKPPKHEHYPTPSGWQPPRDPPPDLPYLVRRSRMHNVPVYKDITHGNRQMTVIRKVEGDIWALQKDVEDFLSPLLGKTPVTQVNEVTGTLRIKGYFDQQLKAWLLEKGF is encoded by the exons ATGGCAGCGGCCATGTTCCGCGCTACGCTGAGAGGATGGAGAACCGGCGTCCAGCGGGGCTGCGGGCTACGGCAGCTG AGCCAAACCCAGGAGCCTCCTGATTACCCCAGCTTTGTGGAGTCTGTAGATGAATACCATTTTGTGGAGCGCCTGATACCCCCTACCAGCATCCCAAAGCCACCGAAGCATGAACACTATCCCACTCCCAGTGGTTGGCAGCCACCCAGAG ACCCCCCACCCGACCTGCCCTACTTGGTGCGGCGCTCTCGAATGCACAACGTCCCTGTCTACAAGGACATCACACATGGCAACCGCCAGATGACTGTCATCCGGAAGGTGGAGGGGGACATCTGG gcCCTGCAGAAAGATGTGGAAGATTTTCTGAGTCCACTGCTGGGGAAGACACCGGTCACCCAGGTCAATGAGGTGACAGGTACCCTGCGCATCAAGGGCTACTTTGACCAGCAGCTCAAAGCCTGGCTCCTGGAGAAGGGCTTCTGA
- the SYVN1 gene encoding E3 ubiquitin-protein ligase synoviolin isoform X1, giving the protein MFRTAVMMAASLALTGAVVAHAYYLKHQFYPTVVYLTKSSPSMAVLYIQAFVLVFLLGKVMGKVFFGQLRAAEMEHLLERSWYAVTETCLAFTVFRDDFSPRFVALFTLLLFLKCFHWLAEDRVDFMERSPNISWLFHCRIVSLMFLLGTLDFLFVSHAYHSILTRGASVQLVFGFEYAILMTMVLTIFIKYVLHSVDLQSENPWDNKAVYMLYTELFTGFIKVLLYMAFMTIMIKVHTFPLFAIRPMYLAMRQFKKAVTDAIMSRRAIRNMNTLYPDATPEELQAMDNVCIICREEMVTGAKRLPCNHIFHTSCLRSWFQRQQTCPTCRMDVLRASLPTQSPAPPEPAEQGPQPAAHPPPLLPQPPNFPQGLLPPFPPGMFPLWPPMGPFPPVPPPPSSGEAGAPPSTSAAALPRPSGAATTTGAAAAPAPAPGSAPAPEAGPAPGFPFPPPWMGVPLPPPFAFPPMPVPPAGFAGLTPEELRALEGHERQHLEARLQSLRNIHTLLDAAMLQINQYLTVLASLGPPRPAASVSPTEEPAPAVVTAASPTSIPSSETTTPSPGASPPAPEPEKPPAPESLGTEELPEDGEPDAAELRRRRLQKLESPVAH; this is encoded by the exons ATGTTCCGCACCGCAGTGATGATGGCGGCCAGCCTGGCGCTGACCGGGGCCGTGGTGGCTCATGCCTACTACCTCAAGCACCAGTTCTACCCCACTGTGGTGTACTTGACCAAGTCCAGCCCCAGTATGGCA GTCCTCTACATCCAGGCCTTTGTCCTTGTCTTTCTCTTGGGCAAAGTGATGGGCAAGGTGTTCTTTGGACAGCTGAGGGCAGCAGAGATGGAG CACCTTCTAGAACGTTCCTGGTATGCTGTCACTGAGACTTGTCTGGCCTTCACCGTCTTTCGGGACGACTTCAGCCCCCGCTTTGTTGCACTCTTcaccctgcttctcttcctcaagTGTTTTCACTGGCTGGCTGAGGACCGTGTGGACTTT ATGGAACGCAGCCCCAACATCTCCTGGCTCTTTCACTGCCGCATTGTCT CCCTCATGTTCCTCCTTGGTACCCTGGACTTCCTCTTCGTCAGCCACGCCTATCACAGCATCCTGACCCGCGGGGCCTCTGTGCAGCTGGTGTTTGGCTTTGAG TACGCCATCCTGATGACTATGGTCCTCACCATCTTCATCAAGTACGTCCTGCACTCCGTGGACCTCCAGAGCGAGAACCCCTGGGACAATAAGGCCGTGTACATGCTCTACACGGAGCTGTTCACAG GCTTCATCAAGGTTTTGCTGTACATGGCTTTCATGACTATCATGATCAAGGTGCACACCTTCCCTCTCTTTGCCATCCGGCCCATGTACCTGGCCATGAG GCAGTTCAAGAAGGCTGTGACGGATGCCATCATGTCCCGCCGCGCCATCCGTAACATGAACACACT GTATCCAGATGCCACCCCAGAGGAACTCCAGGCAATGGACAACGTCTGCATCATCTGCCGAGAAGAGATGGTGACGGGGGCCAAGAGATTGCCCTGCAACCACATTTTCCACAccag CTGCCTGCGCTCCTGGTTCCAGCGGCAGCAGACCTGCCCCACCTGCCGCATGGACGTTCTCCGTGCATCACTGCCGACCCAGTCACCTGCGCCCCCggagcctgctgagcaggggccacAGCCGGCCGCTCACCCCCCACCACTCCTGCCGCAGCCCCCCAACT tcccccagggcctcctgcctccctttcctccaggCATGTTCCCGCTGTGGCCCCCGATGGGCCCCTTCCCACctgtcccacctccccccagctcGGGAGAGGCCGGGGCCCCTCCATCCACCAGTGCAG CAGCCCTTCCTCGGCCCAGTGGAGCCGCCACAACCACAGGGGCTGCTgcggccccggccccagcccctggctccgcccccgcccccgaaGCCGGCCCCGCCCcaggcttccccttccctcccccctggATGGGCGTGCCGCTGCCTCCGCCTTTTG CCTTCCCCCCCATGCCCGTGCCCCCCGCGGGCTTTGCCGGGCTGACCCCGGAGGAGCTGCGGGCCCTGGAAGGCCACGAGCGGCAGCACCTGGAGGCCCGGCTGCAGAGCCTGCGCAACATCCACACGCTGCTGGACGCCGCGATGCTGCAGATCAACCAGTACCTCACCGTGCTCGCCTCCCTGGG gCCCCCCCGACCTGCTGCCTCAGTCAGCCCCACTGAGGAGCCGGCCCCTGCGGTGGTCACTGCTGCCTCCCCCACCAGCATCCCCAGCTCTGagaccaccaccccctcccctggggcctccccaccagcccctgagCCTGAAAAGCCTCCAG CTCCTGAGTCACTGGGCACGGAGGAGCTGCCTGAGgacggggagcctgatgcagcagagctccgccgccgccgcctgcaGAAGCTGGAGTCCCCTGTTGCCCACTGA
- the FAU gene encoding ubiquitin-like protein fubi and ribosomal protein S30 codes for MQLFVRAQELHTLEVTGQETVAQIKAHVASLEGIAPEDQVLLLAGTPLEDEATLGQCGVEALTTLEVAGRMLGGKVHGSLARAGKVRGQTPKVAKQEKKKKKTGRAKRRMQYNRRFVNVVPTFGKKKGPNANS; via the exons ATGCAACTCTTCGTCCGCGCCCAGGAGCTACACACCCTCGAGGTGACCGGCCAGGAGACGGTCGCCCAGATCAAG GCTCATGTAGCCTCGCTGGAGGGCATCGCTCCTGAAGATCAAGTCTTGCTCCTGGCGGGCACGCCCCTGGAGGATGAGGCTACCCTAGGTCAGTGTGGAGTGGAGGCACTGACCACCCTGGAAGTAGCCGGCCGCATGCTTGGAG GTAAAGTCCACGGTTCTCTGGCCCGTGCTGGGAAAGTAAGAGGGCAGACTCCCAAG gtggccaaacaggagaaaaagaagaagaagacaggcCGAGCCAAGCGGCGGATGCAGTACAACCGGCGCTTTGTCAACGTTGTGCCCACTTTTGGCAAGAAGAAGGGCCCCAATGCCAACTCTTAA